GGCCCACGCGGCTGGTCTTCAATGCGGGGAACGACATCCCCCTGGCCCGCGCCAACTTCTGGGTGCCGGGCAATGTGCTGGACGACTGGAGCGCCACGCGCCTGGTCTACGGGACCGGCCGAGAGGTGGAGGCCCAGCGCACCCTCGCCTTGACCTACCGGGATGCCCTGGCCGACAACATGACCGAGGTGCTGCTGCCCACCCAGGCCGACGCGGAGACCGGCGAATCCGATCTGGCCGCCAGCGACTTGATCATCTTCGGAGGTCCCGCCGACAACGGGCTCACGGCCCGCCTCCAGGCCGCGGGCAAGCTGCCCTTCGAGGCCGGGGCCGGCTGGTTCAAGTGGCAGGGCCGCACCTACGGACGGCCCGACGACGGTCTCTTCGCCGCCTTCCCCAACCCCTGGAACCCGAAGCGCATGATGGTGTTCATCCTTGCCAACAGCCGCGTCCAGCAGTGGGCCATGACCAAGGCCATTCCCCGCAGCCTGCCGGGCTGGGCGGTCTACCGGGGCGGCGAGGCGCAGGCCAAGGGGCACGCTGCGGCGGAGGGGACGGCGATCTCTTTCCAGCCCTGAAGGTCCACAGAGGAAAGCCCGCGGCGGCTCCTGGCGGCCCCGTGGGTTTCCCCTGGGCGTACACTTCCAGGAAGTGAACCTTCCCGGAGGGCCCATGGGATCCATGGAGCTGCTCAAGATCGCCGTCCACGCCATCCTGCGGAACAAGATCCGGGCTCTGCTGACGATGCTCGGCATCATCGTGGGCGTGGGGGCGGTCATCGCCATGATCGGCATCGGTGAGGGCTCCAAGCGCGCCTCCCTCGCGATCATCCGGAACATGGGCTCCAACATGCTCACGATCTTTCCGGGGGCTCCGGGGACCCACACGCACCATGGGCCGCAAGCCATGGGCTCGGCGGAGATCCTGCGGCCGGATGACGCGGAGCTCATCCAGCAGGAACTGGCCCTCTCCACGGTGCATGCGGCCACGCCCCAGGTGCAGACCACGCGGCCGGTCGTCTTCCAGAACACCAACTACCTGACGCAGCTCCAGGGCACGGGGACGGAATTCCTGGAGATCCGGGGCTGGGCGCTCCAGGCCGGGCGCTTCTTCACCGAGCCCGAGGTGAGGGGGATGGCCAAGGTCTGCGTGATCGGCCAGACCGTGAAAGACAACCTGTTCGCGCTTGGCGAGGAACCCCTGGGGCAGATCATCCGGGTGAACCACCTCCCATTCCAGGTCATCGGCGTCCTCGAAAAGAAGGGGGCAGGCATGTGGGGAGACCAGGACGACCTGATCGTGAGCCCCTACACCACGGTCATGCGAATGGTCATGGGCCGGACGACCATCCAGCGCATCATGGTCAGCGCCCACGAAGGGGAGGCTGAACTCGCCGAAGCGGAGATCACCGCCCTCCTCCGGCAGCACCTGAAAGTCCCGCCCAAGGATGTGAACCCCTTCCAGATCCGGAAGCAGGACGACATCGTGCAGATGCAGAACCAGCAGGCCAGCCTCCTGACGGCGCTCCTGGCGGTGGCCGCCAGCATCTCCCTGGTGGTCGGCGGAATCGGGATCGCCAACATCATGCTGGTGAGCGTCACGGAGCGCACCCGGGAAATCGGCATGCGCCGGGCGGTCGGGGCCACTCAACACCAGGTCCTCTGGCAATTCCTCACGGAGGCGGTCGCCCTGTCTCTCATGGGCGGCATCGCCGGAGTCGCTATCGGCCTGGTGGCCATCACCGCCCTGCAGCGCTTCCAGCTTCCGGCCGTGGCCGAGCCCTGGGCTGTGATGCTGGGCCTTTTCTTCAGCGGGATGGTCGGGGTGGTGGCGGGATTCCTGCCCGCGCTCAAGGCGGCGCGGCTGGATGTGATCGACGCGCTCCGGTACGAGTAGGGATCCTGATGTTCCCGTTCACAGCTCGGGGTCTTCAGATCGAGTAGCCGTGGCTGTCCACTTCCAGAGCCTGCTGCCGGGCGGCCAGGTCGGCGAGGGTGGTGGCGCGCAGGACGGCGCGGGCGGCCTCCGTGCTGCGCGTCCAGAGCTCGCGGACGGCCCGGGCCCCAGGGGTGGCATCGGTGGGCAGGCTGGCGGCGGTCCAGCGTCCTTCCAGGGCCTCCAGGACCTCGAGGGCCGTGATGTGGCTGGGGTGACGCGCCAACTCGCAGCCCCCGCTGGGGCCCCGCTGGACCTTCACGAGTCCTGCGGCTTTGAGGTTGCCCAGGAGCACCCGGAGGAACTTGGGGGGCAGGGCCTGGCGCTCGGCGATGGCCGCCACCAGCGCCGGTCCCCGTCCGGCCTGCAGCGCCAGATCCACCATGAACAGCAGCCCGTAGCGCCCTTTGGCCGAACCCTTCATCGCCATCCTCCAGGTCTTAATATACAACTAAAATAATTAACAAACTTGACAATTTCTTTTCCATTCCCATACTCCAGAGTCCGGGCCCCGCCCGAACCCTGGAGGGAACCATGAGCCGCGCCACCGATCGCCCCACCGACCGCCCCAACCGCGTCGAACATGCCTACGATCTGGTGGGCTACACGCCCGTCGTCCGCCTGAACCGCCTCGTGCCGAAGGGCTCGGCCAAGGTCTATGTGAAGCTCGAGAGCGCCAATCCCGGCGGCAGTGTGAAGGATCGCATCGCCTTGAGCATGATCCAGGATGCAGAGGCCCGCGGCGCGCTGAAGCCCGGCATGGCCCTCCTGGAGGCCACCAGCGGCAACACGGGCATCGGCCTGGCGTTCGTGGCTGCGGCCAAGGGCTACAAGATCACGCTGGTGATGCCCGACACCATGACGCAGGAGCGCCGGGCCCTGCTGAAGGCCTACGGGGCCGAGCTGGTGCTGACGCCGGGCTCCGGCGGCATGAAGGCCGCCGTGGACAAGGCCCAGGAGCTGGCGGATGGAGATCCCTCCTACTTCCTCGTGCGCCAGTTCGAGAACCCTGCCAACCCGGCGGTCCACCGGCGGACCACGGCCCTGGAGATCCTGGAGCAGGTGCCGGAGCTGGATGCCTTCGTGGCCGGCGTGGGCACGGGCGGCACCGTGACCGGCGTGGGCGAGGTGCTCGCTGAGAGGAAGCCGGGCACCCTGGTGGTGGCGGTGGAGCCGGAGACCTCGCCGCTGCTGAGCACGGGCAAGGCGGGCCCGCACAAGCTCCAGGGCCTGGGGCCGAACTTCGTGCCGGGCATCCTGAACCGCCAGGCCTTCCAGCGCATCCGTCCCGTGGGCTACGACGACGCCATCGCCACCGCCCGCCGACTGGCCCGGGAAGAGGGCCTGCTCACGGGCATCAGCACCGGCGCCATCGTCTTCGCGGCCCTGGAAGTGGCGAAGGAACTGGGCGAGGGCAAGACCGTGGTGGCCGTGCTCTGCGACACCGGCGAGCGCTACCTGACGCACCCCCTGTTCGCCGAGATCGACGGCCCCGCGCTCTAGGCATGAGGTCGGATGGGCGCGTGCCTTCAGCGGCGACCCGGCCCGGGCCGAGCTGCCCCATCGTCCCGGATCTTGGGGATGAAACGGCGGGCCGGATCGCCGCAGGCCTGTCGCTGGGCCTCTTGGCCCTGGCGGCCGCGGGCAGCTGGGTCTGGATGATCCTGGCCCTGGCGGTGGATTTCGCGCTCCGCGCCACGGGGCGTTTCGCCTGGAGCCCCGTGGCGCGCCTGGCGGGATTCCTCCGCCGGCGGGCGCATCTCCCCGCGCGGATGATCAACGCCGGTCCCAAGCGCTTCGCGGCGGCTCTGGGCTTTCTGTTTTCGCTGGGAACCGGGTTGGCTTGGCTGGTGGGACTGCGGTCCCTGGGTCATGCCCTGGCGGCCATACTCGGCCTCTGCGCGGCTCTCGAGGCGTTCCTCGGCGTCTGCCTGGCCTGCCAGATCCATCCCTGGCTCCCTTGGCGCCACGAGAGCGGGGGCGCCTGAGTCCGCAAGCCACAATGCCGCCTCGATGAATCGGCCGTCTGAAGGAGGCGGATCCCCCGCGCCTATCCTGGAGGATCCCCGAGGTGCCCATGAGGACCGTTATGCTGTCCCTCGTCACGCTGCTGCTTCCGGCCCAGACCACTGCCCAGACCACTGCCCAGGTCGCGGCCCCCGAGGCCGCCACTCCCTTCGAGCGGGCGGTGGTGCAGGAGATGAGCGAGGCTCGGATGCGGCCGAGGGCCTACGCGAAGCATCTGCGCGAACTGCGCTCCGGCTTTGAGGGCACGCTCTGGAGGCGGCCCGGCCGCGTGCCCCTGCGCACCGAAGAGGGCGTGGCGGCCCTGGACGAGGCCATCGCGTTTCTCGAGTCGGCCCGGCTCCTGGGGCCGCTGCGCTTCAATGAGGGGTTGGCCCGGGCGGCCCGGGCCCATGCCCGGGACCTCGGGCCCCGCGGCAGCCTGGACCACACCGGCTCTGACGGCAGCCGTCCGTCGGACCGACTCAACCGGATCGGCACCTGGCATGGGCTCATCGCGGAGAACATCAGCACCGGTGAGGATGAGGCGCGACAGGTGGTGATCCAGCTGCTGATCGACGATGGTGTGCCGGGCCGCGGCCACCGGAAGGGCCTCTTCAATCCGGACCTGCACCAGGCCGGCGCGGGTTCCGCGCCCCACCGCGACTACCGGGTGGTGACGGTCATCGACTATGCGGACGGCTTCGTCCTAAAGTGATCGATTTTCTGCTAGCCTGAATCATCCCTTGGGTGAGACATGGCTTTCCTTGCGCGGCTCGGCGCGCCGGTGCGCGGCTTCCTGGAGTTCCTGGGCGACCAGGCTCACCTGGTGCTGCGGACGCTGCGGGATGCCCTGGTCCTGCGGTTCGGCCAGCTGGCGGTGGTGGGGGCGCAGACGAAGCTGCAGATCCGGTTCACGGGGCTCGACGCGGGGGTGCTCGTGGCCGGGACGGCCCTGCTGCTGGGCGCGGTGACCTTGATCCAGGCCTTCAGCCAGCTGTCCGGGCTGGGGGCCGAAAACTACATCGGCGCGCTGATGGTGCTGATCATCCTCCGGGAGCTGGGTCCGCTGCTGACGGCGGTCCTGGTCATCGGCCGCAGTTCCACCGCCATCGCCGCCGAGCTGGGCACCATGCAGCTGAATGGCGAGGTGGACGCCCTGGCCGCCCACGGCGTGAACCCCTACCAGTACCTTCTGCTGCCCCGCTGGCTGGGCGTGCTCGTGTCGGTTTTCGCTCTGGTGGTGTTCTTCGACGCGGCGGCCCTTGCCGGAGGCTTTCTCGTGGCCAGGCTGAAGTACGGCGTCACCTTCGGATTCTTCATGGATTCGGTCCGACAGACGCTGTCCAACCGGGACTTCGCCGCGACCCTGCTGAAGATCGTGTTCTTCTCGGGGGCCATCACCTTCCACGCCTGCCACTTCGGACTGCGGATCCGACGCAGCCAGACCGAGATCCCCCAGGCGGTCACCAAGACCGTGGTGTCGGCCCTGGTGGCGGTGTTCCTGATCGACGGCCTCGTGGCCGCGCTCTTCTACTTCTGATGCTCGATCTCCGCGGTCTCGCCTGCGATTCGCCGGAGGGGCGGCCCCTGATCGAGGGGCTGGACCTCTCGCTGCCGCGAGGTGCGAACCTCCTGGTGACGGGCGGCAGCGGGTCGGGCAAGAGCCGGCTGCTGAAGGTGATCGCGGGTGTGGAACGGCCCCGGGCCGGGCAGGTGCGGATCGGGGGCGTTCCCGTCTGGCCCGGCGACGGCGCCCTGGCCCTGGCGGGGCGCGTCCGGATGGGCTTCGCCTTCGCCGCCGGGGGGCTGCTTTCGAACCTGAGCCTGGCGGACAATGTGGCCCTGCCGCTGCGGTTCCGCGGCCTCCCGCACCAGGAGGTCCAAATCCGGGTCGGGGGTGCGCTGGAGCGCCTGGGCCTGAGTTCAGTGGCCGGGCTCCGGCCCCATGCAGTGAGTGGCGCCGCCCGCAAACATGCGAACCTGGCCCGCCTCCTCGCCCTGGATCCCGAGCTGGCGCTGCTGGACGAGCCCCTGGAGGGCCTGGATGCGGCGGACCGCTCGCTGGTCCTGGACCTGGTGGGCACCTGGGCGGACGACCGGGAGCGCACGCTGGTCATCGCCGCCGAGGACGCCGCCACCTTCCCGGGCCTCGAGGCCCGCCGGCTGGCCCTCGGTTCCCCCTCATCGCCGCCGGAGGCGCCATGAACTTCGAAAAGCAGGACGCCCGCCTCGGGCTCTTTGTCCTCCTGGCCTTGGCCTTCTTCGTGGGGCTGCTCGCCTACAAGAATGCCGGGGCCGTGACGGAGAAGACGCACCGGCTCGTGGTGCGCCTCGATGAGATGGGGGGGCTCGTGCCCGGCACCGATGTCCAGCTGAAGGGCTACCGCGTGGGAGCCGTCGATCGGGTGGACATGGTGCAGGAGGGCGTGGATTACCACTTTCTCGCCACCATCTCCGTACGCGAGGACATCCGCCTCTGGCGCGGCACCCGGGCCGTGGTGGCGCCCAAGGGCGTGGGCAGCGTGATGCTCGACCTGCAGCTGCCGGAGGTGGCGGAGCGGACCGTGGCCCTGGCCGCGGGCGACCAGATCCCGGGCGTGGCCGGGGTCTCCCTCGGCGGCGTGCTCGAGCGTGCCGACCGGCTGCTGGCCAACCTGAATGCCTCTCTGGACGCCGTGAGGGACCGCGTCCAGAAGAAGGGGCTGGGGGATCTGCTGGAGCACCCCTCCGTGGCCCAGGCCCTGCGATCCCTGGATGCCACCCTGCGCGAATTCCAGGCTCTGGCCCGCGAGGGCCGAGGCCTGACGGCCCATGCGGACCGCAGCATGGCCGGCGCCGACCGGGCCCTCGCGGACCTGGAGAAGAGCCTGGCCGTGACGCGGTCCCTGCTGGAGGCGCGGGGGCCCGAGCTGGATCGGATCCTGGTGAACCTGGCCTCGGTGCTGCAGCAGTCCGATGGCTTGCTGACGCGCTTCCGCACCGAGGACCAGCCGGAGGTCGAGGCCAGTCTCAAGAGCCTGAGGCGGTCGTTGGCCTCCGTGGAGGAGCTTCTCCAGCTGCTCAAGCAGAAGCCCAGCCGCGCCGTCTGGGGCACGCCGTCCGAGGCGGAACGGGAGCGGGCGAGGAAGGCCCTCGATGCCGCCCAGGCCATTCCCGCCTTGAAATGACAGAGCCTTCCAGGGGGGAGCCTGGCGGGGGTGGTTCGAATTTTGCGACCTTGTTTCAGACTCAACGCAGCCCATGCTGGGGACCTGTTTCCAGGGGGCGCCGTGCCATGCGGCGGCCTTGGGTGTCCCATACGCGCCGCTCCGCCAGGAGGCTGGACCTGCCGGCGGCCAACGGCGCCCGATCCCAGAAGGAGGATTCATGGGCAGCATCGCAACCATCCACAACGGGGTGAATGTGGAGGACCTCAACGCCACGGTCGCCCAGGTGAAGGCCAACCCCGCCCTCGCCAAGTTCACCTTCCGTTCCAAGGCCAAGTGGATCAACCGGGCCCACTCCCAGAGCACCTTCGATTCCCTCTACGGAGCAGGGCAGGAGCACAAGCGGGCCATGCCGATGTTCCTCGAGGGCGACGAACCCGCCGCCCTGCTGGGCACGGATCTCGCCCCCAACGCCGGCGAGGCGGCGCTGCACGCCCTGAGCTCCTGCCTCAGTGTGACCTACGCCTACACGGCCGCGGCCATGGGACTGGACATCACCAGCCTCAGCTTCGACATGGAGACGGATACCGATCTCCGAGGTTTCCTCGAACTGGACAAGGCCATCCGACCCGGGCTCTCCCAGATCCGGGTGAAGGTGAACCTCGCCTGCAGCGGCACGCCGCAGCAGATCAAGGAACTCCACGAGCAGGTGATGCGGACCTCACCGCTGTACGACACCTTCAAGAACCCCGTGGACATCCGCATGAGCCACTGAGTCCTATTCCCCCGTTTCACCCTGGCCCGCCAGGCCCTGCAGCATCTGCCGGAGTTCGGCGAGGGTGAAGGGCTTCTGGAGGGCCAGGACGGAGGGGAAGCCCGCAAGCAGCAGCTTCAGTTCGTTGTCCAGGAATCCTGTGGTCACGAGGACCCGGAGGCCCGGACGGAGTTGGAGGATGCGGGGGAGGGTTTCGGCCCCGCTGAGACCCGGCATGTTGTGGTCGAGGATCACGAGGTCTGCCGGCAGGCCCGCATCCAGGCGACGGATGGCCTCCAGGCCGCTGGAGGCCGTCTCCACCAGGTGGCCGAGTTGCTCAAGCAT
The window above is part of the Geothrix sp. genome. Proteins encoded here:
- a CDS encoding ABC transporter permease, coding for MAFLARLGAPVRGFLEFLGDQAHLVLRTLRDALVLRFGQLAVVGAQTKLQIRFTGLDAGVLVAGTALLLGAVTLIQAFSQLSGLGAENYIGALMVLIILRELGPLLTAVLVIGRSSTAIAAELGTMQLNGEVDALAAHGVNPYQYLLLPRWLGVLVSVFALVVFFDAAALAGGFLVARLKYGVTFGFFMDSVRQTLSNRDFAATLLKIVFFSGAITFHACHFGLRIRRSQTEIPQAVTKTVVSALVAVFLIDGLVAALFYF
- a CDS encoding MlaD family protein; its protein translation is MNFEKQDARLGLFVLLALAFFVGLLAYKNAGAVTEKTHRLVVRLDEMGGLVPGTDVQLKGYRVGAVDRVDMVQEGVDYHFLATISVREDIRLWRGTRAVVAPKGVGSVMLDLQLPEVAERTVALAAGDQIPGVAGVSLGGVLERADRLLANLNASLDAVRDRVQKKGLGDLLEHPSVAQALRSLDATLREFQALAREGRGLTAHADRSMAGADRALADLEKSLAVTRSLLEARGPELDRILVNLASVLQQSDGLLTRFRTEDQPEVEASLKSLRRSLASVEELLQLLKQKPSRAVWGTPSEAERERARKALDAAQAIPALK
- a CDS encoding DUF4395 domain-containing protein, translating into MPSAATRPGPSCPIVPDLGDETAGRIAAGLSLGLLALAAAGSWVWMILALAVDFALRATGRFAWSPVARLAGFLRRRAHLPARMINAGPKRFAAALGFLFSLGTGLAWLVGLRSLGHALAAILGLCAALEAFLGVCLACQIHPWLPWRHESGGA
- the cysK gene encoding cysteine synthase A, with the translated sequence MSRATDRPTDRPNRVEHAYDLVGYTPVVRLNRLVPKGSAKVYVKLESANPGGSVKDRIALSMIQDAEARGALKPGMALLEATSGNTGIGLAFVAAAKGYKITLVMPDTMTQERRALLKAYGAELVLTPGSGGMKAAVDKAQELADGDPSYFLVRQFENPANPAVHRRTTALEILEQVPELDAFVAGVGTGGTVTGVGEVLAERKPGTLVVAVEPETSPLLSTGKAGPHKLQGLGPNFVPGILNRQAFQRIRPVGYDDAIATARRLAREEGLLTGISTGAIVFAALEVAKELGEGKTVVAVLCDTGERYLTHPLFAEIDGPAL
- a CDS encoding OsmC family protein, whose product is MGSIATIHNGVNVEDLNATVAQVKANPALAKFTFRSKAKWINRAHSQSTFDSLYGAGQEHKRAMPMFLEGDEPAALLGTDLAPNAGEAALHALSSCLSVTYAYTAAAMGLDITSLSFDMETDTDLRGFLELDKAIRPGLSQIRVKVNLACSGTPQQIKELHEQVMRTSPLYDTFKNPVDIRMSH
- a CDS encoding ABC transporter permease is translated as MGSMELLKIAVHAILRNKIRALLTMLGIIVGVGAVIAMIGIGEGSKRASLAIIRNMGSNMLTIFPGAPGTHTHHGPQAMGSAEILRPDDAELIQQELALSTVHAATPQVQTTRPVVFQNTNYLTQLQGTGTEFLEIRGWALQAGRFFTEPEVRGMAKVCVIGQTVKDNLFALGEEPLGQIIRVNHLPFQVIGVLEKKGAGMWGDQDDLIVSPYTTVMRMVMGRTTIQRIMVSAHEGEAELAEAEITALLRQHLKVPPKDVNPFQIRKQDDIVQMQNQQASLLTALLAVAASISLVVGGIGIANIMLVSVTERTREIGMRRAVGATQHQVLWQFLTEAVALSLMGGIAGVAIGLVAITALQRFQLPAVAEPWAVMLGLFFSGMVGVVAGFLPALKAARLDVIDALRYE
- a CDS encoding Rrf2 family transcriptional regulator; its protein translation is MKGSAKGRYGLLFMVDLALQAGRGPALVAAIAERQALPPKFLRVLLGNLKAAGLVKVQRGPSGGCELARHPSHITALEVLEALEGRWTAASLPTDATPGARAVRELWTRSTEAARAVLRATTLADLAARQQALEVDSHGYSI
- a CDS encoding ATP-binding cassette domain-containing protein yields the protein MLDLRGLACDSPEGRPLIEGLDLSLPRGANLLVTGGSGSGKSRLLKVIAGVERPRAGQVRIGGVPVWPGDGALALAGRVRMGFAFAAGGLLSNLSLADNVALPLRFRGLPHQEVQIRVGGALERLGLSSVAGLRPHAVSGAARKHANLARLLALDPELALLDEPLEGLDAADRSLVLDLVGTWADDRERTLVIAAEDAATFPGLEARRLALGSPSSPPEAP
- a CDS encoding CAP domain-containing protein, encoding MRTVMLSLVTLLLPAQTTAQTTAQVAAPEAATPFERAVVQEMSEARMRPRAYAKHLRELRSGFEGTLWRRPGRVPLRTEEGVAALDEAIAFLESARLLGPLRFNEGLARAARAHARDLGPRGSLDHTGSDGSRPSDRLNRIGTWHGLIAENISTGEDEARQVVIQLLIDDGVPGRGHRKGLFNPDLHQAGAGSAPHRDYRVVTVIDYADGFVLK